The genomic DNA CCGACGCCGGCGGCGCTCAACTCCGCCGTTTCGAAGGCTTCGACAAGTCCGACTGGCAAAGCGTGATCTCCGAGGCCGCGCACCTCGCCGGCGGCCCGGAGCTCCGTATCGACTGGAGCGCGTACCCGCAGTCGCGCCCCGGATGCGGCTCGAAGTCGGTCGAGCCCGGCGTGGCCGAGCGGCTCGCCGCCGAAGCCTCGGGCTCGCCTCTGCGCGCGCGGCAGATCGAGCTTGGCGCCGAGGAAGACCCGTTCGAATTCATGTTCGAGCGCGGACTCACCGACGGTCTGCCCGTGATCCCGCCCACGCCCGAGCGTGTGATGCGGATGCTCGCAGGGACGCGGCGCGATTCTCAGGAAGTGATCGCGACCGTGCCGCCGAACCTCGCGCCGCTCACGATCGAGAAGGTCGCGGCCAACGCGGTGATGGCCGGATGCCGGCCCGAGTATCTGCCGGTCGTGATCGCGGTGCTCGAAGCGGTCTGCACCGATGAGTTCAATATTCACGGCGTGATGGCGACGACGGCCGGCGCCACGCCGACGATCGTCGTCAACGGCCCGATCCGCCATCGGCTCGGGATGAACATGAAAATCGGCGTGCTCGGCTCGGGCAATCGCGCCAACGCGACGATCGGGCGCGCGGTCAAGCTCGCGTTGCGCAATGTCGGCGGTGCGCGCCCGGGCGAGATCGAACGCACGGCGCTTGGCGGCCCGGGCAAGTACACCGCCTGCTATCCCGAATGGGAGGAGCGGAGCCCGTGGGAGCCGCTCCACGTCGAGCGCGGGTTTCGCCGCGAGGACAGCGTGGTCACGGTCTTCGGACTAGAGCCGGCGCCGCGGCTGATTGTCGATCAGCTCTCGCGCACCGCCCACGCCCTTGCCGGGAGCCTCGGCATGGCGCTCGAGAGCTGCTGGCATCCCAAGCTCCACGCCTACGGCGAAATCCTGCTGGTCATCTCGCCCGAGCACGCCGACACCATCGCGCGCGACGGCTGGAGCAAGGCGCAGGTGCGCAATCGGATCCAGGAGGCGAGCGCGCGGCCGATCCGCGAGCTTTTGCCCGGCATCGACGCGGGCGAAGGGATGGCGCTCAGGCATTTCGGGCTCGCCAATCCGACTGCCGAACAGCTCGAACAGCGGATCCCCAAGTTCCGCAAGGCCGAGAATATCAATATCATGGTGGCCGGCGGCGAAGCGGGAAAGTTTTCGAGCGTGTTCGGAGGATGGTTCAGCGGACCGATGGGCTCGATCAGCGTGAGCCGGAAAATCGAGGAGGTGCCATGACTCGAATCGTTGACCCGACCGACGAACGCGCACCGCTAAGCCGCACGCTCGCGCAGCGTCCGCGGGAGTTGCGCGGCGTGGCGGCGCTGCTCGATATCGCCAAGCCGCGCGGTGACGTCCTGCTCGACCGGATCGAGCAGCGGCTCGCCGAGCGCGCGCCCGGCATTACGCTTAAGCGCTATCGCAAACCGACTTTCGCCAAGCCGGCGCCCGACGACTTGCGCCGCAGGATCGCCGAGGAGAGCGACTTCGTCATCGAAGCGCTCGCCGATTGAGGGTCGTGTACAACGTGCAGTGTGCACGACTCCGTCTGGTTTGAAGTGAACGGCAAGCCTTCGGTGGTGGTGGCGTCGTCGACGTTCGTCGATGCGGCCGAGGCGCAGGCGCGCGCGCTCGGATTGCCGGAGGTCCGGCGCATCTTCGTGCCACATCCGATCCAGGACGCGACCGACGATGAAATGCGGGCCAAGGCCGACGCGATCGTCGAGGGGCTGATCGAGGCGCTGACGAGCTAGCGCGGCGCGGCGGCGAGAGGAGGGCGCGGGCATTGCACGGCGCCCGGGTAGGATCCGAAGATGGCGAGGAGCAAGCCGCAGCTATTCGATACGGCCGATCCCGAATCAAACCTGCCGCCGGCGCTGGAGGCCGAGTGGTCGTCGGAAGGCGGGCTCCCGCCGGCGCCCAATCTGCGCCCGTTGCTTGCCCCGCGGCCTCATCGAATCATCGTCAAGGCGGTCAACTGGCTCGGCGACCTCGTGATGAGCGGGCCGGCTCTGCACGCGATTCACGACGCGTTTCCCGGCGCGCATCTCGCCGTGCTCGTGCGCAGCGAGCTTGCCAGCTTCTTCGACGGCGCGATGTGGGTCAACGAGGTTATTCGGTATCGGGTGCGCGGCGGCTTGACCGGGCTTGGCGACCAGCTTTCGATAATCAGGCGGATTCGCGCCGGGCACTTCGATCTCGCGGTGGTTTTTCCCAACAGCTTCCGCTCGGCGATGTGGATGGCGATGGCCGGAGTGCTGCGGCGCGCCGGCTATGCGGGCGACCGCCGCAGCTTCATGCTGACCCACAAGGTCGCGCCGCGCGCCGAGGTCGAGAACGCACACCAGGTCCATCACTGGCTCACGATGGTCGCTGAGACGATTGGCGCGAAGGGCGACGCCGAGGCCTACCATCTCGACGTCAACCAGCAGAGCCGCGAGCGGATACGCGCGTGGCTCGCCAACCGCCGCTTGCGCCCGGAGCGCCGGTTGATCGCGCTTGCGCCCGTGGCGGCCTACGGGCCGGCCAAGGAATGGCCGGTTGAGCGCTACGCCGCGCTGATCGATCTTTTGGCTGAGCGGCATGGCGCGGAATGCGTGCTGGTCGGCGGGATCGACGATCGCACCCGGTGCCTGGAGATCGCGCAGCGGTGCAAAAACGCCGTGCTCGTCGCCGCCGCCGAGACGACCGTGGGCGAACTTATCGCGCTGCTCTCACTGTGCCACGGCTTTGTCGGCAACGACTCCGGATGCATGCATCTGGCGGGCGCTTTGGGCGTGCCGAGCGTGGCGATCTTCGGCTCGACTAATCCGCGGCGCACCGGCCCGCTGGGCGCGCATTGCACCGTCATCTATCGCGGGCTCGAGTGCAGTCCTTGTCTGGAGCGCACCTGCCGGTTCGGACACTACAACTGCCTGCGCGACATCGCTGCCGAGGAAGCCGCCGGGGCGCTCGAGGCGTACGAGATTTTCGCCTGACCCCATCGCCGCTTGCGATGATCCGAGCAAGCATCGGCCGAAAAAACCCGCTACGCTTGGTTCGCCCGCTCGACTCTGCCTGGCAAGGGGCGGCGATGGGAGCTGAGCTATGAAACTTAAGGAACTCGCGTCGAGGCTGGGGCTCGCCCTGCGCGGCAACGGCGAGGCCGAAATAGTGTCGCCGGCGCCGCTGGAAGCCGCCGCACCGGGGACGATCATTTTCGTCGCCGCACCCAAGTATCTCGACGCGTTGCGCACCACCGCCGCCTCCTGTGCAATCGTGCCCGCGGAACTGGCTGACGCCGCCCCATGCGCCGTGCTTCTGAGCGACAGTCCCTATTCCGACTTTGCCCGTGTGCTGGAGATTTTTTTTCCCCCGTACCGGCCCACCTCGGGAATCGATCCGACGGCACGCGTCGCATCCGGCGCGAAGCTGGGCGAAGGCGCCTCGGTGGGGGCCTACTCGGTGATCGGCCCCGACGTGACGATTGGCCGCGACGCCGTCATTCACCCGCACGTCACGATCTACCCGGGGGTGCGCGCCGGAGACGGTCTGGTTTGCCACAGCGGCGCCTCGATCCGCGAGAATGTGACGATCGGCAATCGGGTGACGATTCTCAACGGCGCGGTAATCGGTGCCGAGGGGTTCGGCTTCGTCGAGCACGCGGGCGGCCTGGTGCGGATTCCACAGGTCGGCTCGGTGTCGATCGAAGACGACGTCGAGATCGGTGCGCTCACGACGATCGATCGTGCGACGATGGGCGCTACCGTGATTCGCCGCGGGGCCAAGCTCGACAACCACGTGCACATCGGCCACAACTGCGAGGTCGGCGAGTATTCGCGCTTCTCCGCACAGGTCGGCCTCTCGGGCTCGGTCAAGATCGGACGCTGGTGCCAGTTCGGCGGACAGGTTGGCGTGGCCGACCATGCGCGGATCGGCGACCGCGTACGCGTGGTCGCGCAGTCGGGAATCCCGCACGATCTTCCCGATGAAGCCACGGTCGGCGGCACGCCGGCCGTCGACGTGCGCATCTGGCGGCGGATGGCCGCGATTGTCCCGCGGCTTCCGGCAGCGATGCGCCGGCTGCGCGCGATCGAGGAGCGCCTGGGGTTGCGCGCAACGCATGAGGAGCAACGAGAAAATTGAGCAGCGTGGTTCGGCGAGGATGGGAGGTACAATGAAAGGCCGCGAACGCATCGATGGCAAAAGCGGCAGCGCCGGATGGACGCCGATAGCGATCGCAGCCGCTGCGATCCTCGCGGCGGCTGTATGCGCGGGATGCCTCTACACGATCTTTCCCGCCATGGCCGGGCCCAGCACCACCTATCCGCAGTCCGCCGATAGCCAGCCCTCGGCTGCGCCGGCGCCGGGATCGCAGCCCTCGAGTCAGAGCGCGCCGAGCACGGCGCAGGGCGCCGCGCGTCCGTAGTATCCGCAGCGAAACCATTGGAGCGAAGAGCGTGAATACCCCGGTCGGTGGCGGCTCGAAGCTGGCTGCGGCGGCTATGCTGGTCGCGCTGCTCGCGATGAGCGCCGCGTGCGAGGGAGGCCTGTGGCTTGCGGTCCCGAGCCTGGCGTACCAGAGCTACAAGTACGAATCAGGCGATCACCAGGAGAGCCAGGACCGGCAGCATCAAAACACGCAGCCGCCGGCCGACGACCAAGTCGAGTAGCGCGCCTGGAAGTCGGGCAGTGGGCCTTAAGGGTCAGTTACAGGCGCAAAGGTTGCACGCGGTCTGGCCGGTCAACGACGGCGAATTCTCGAGCTGACTGGAGGGTGAAGTCGATGCTGCGGTACCGGGCGGCTGCGCGGGATTCGCGGATGAGCCCGAGGGAGCGGTACCCGGCGATTCGTTGTTCGCCGTGCTGTTAAGTCCGGGGGATTGCCCCGGCTGAATAAACGGCGATTGCGCCCCGCGCGTGAGATAGCTGAAGCAGGCTCCAGAGGCCGCCGAGCGCGCTGCGCTATAGTTCGACGCGCTGACGAAGCCCGACCATTGCGTGGCTGACCCGGTAGTGAAGCAGGAGCAGTTGAACAGTCGCGGGCCAGGAGTCGGCTGCGGAGTTGGAATCGCGACCGGCGTCTGCAGCGGCGTCGCCACGGCGGCCGGAACAGCGACCAGGACCGACGGCGCACCGGGCAGGACCGGCACCGAAGGCTGCGTGAGCGGGGGCGGCCCGGGGGGCGGCGGGGGCAGTTGCGCGCGCGCGGCGCCGCCAACCGAGGTCAGCATAAGCAGTGTTGCGATTGCAACGCGAGCGGCCGGACAAATTCCTCTCAAAATTGTCATCCCGGAAACAATTTCATCCCGAAAAACAAGTTCTCATCCCACAAGCCGCGGCATGTCGCGCGCGCACCCGCGCGTCCCTGCGGCGATGGAGCGCGCCGCTATGATCCGGAAGCGGGGGTTGCGTTGCAAGCGCCCCGCGTTTGGGCAAAAGTGCCCTGTGTATTCATTTCGCTCGACGGAATTGATTTACGAAACGCACCTGCCTGCGGTTTCGTCTTTGGATGAAGTTTTTCTCGAGTGAAGTCCTTTCAGGGAGGTTCCGGACGCTTATGTCGCGCAAGATATTTTCCGTCATGATCCTGATGCTGCCGGCGCTGGCGCGCCAGGCCTCGCCGCTGCTCGCGCAGACCCCGCCGATGCCGGCCGCGATGCCGACCGCGGCGGCTTCGGGACTTGCCGTCGGCGTGCCCAAGCTGCCGCCGATCGCGACCCCGCGCAACCAGCAGGTCATCCCGGTGCCGGCGCCGTTGGCGCCCGATCTGGTCGCGCCGTCAAGCCAGACCGCGCCCTTCGAGCACGGCGCGTCCGTGCTTTCGCTGCCCGCGACCCTAAGCGGCCAGATGTCGCCGACCGAGCAGGTGGCGCCCGAGAGCATCATCAGCCAGTCCTTCCTGCGCACGCGCGACGACACGGTGCGGGGGCTTTCGCTCAAGGAGGCGATTTATATCGGACTCGAGAACAATCCCAACATCAAGGTCGCCGAACTCGATCCGCTGGCCAGCCAGGAGTCGGTCAAGATCGCCAACGGCGCGTTCGATCCGTCGCTCACGGGCGAGGGCGACACAATGAAGAGCGTGGTGCCGGTCAGTTCGCCGTTCCAGGTGACGGGCAGCCGCGCGTTCACCAACAAGCTGTACGACTGGAACTTCGGGCTTAACAAGGTATCGGCGCTGACCAACGGCACCATGGGACTGACGTTCGACAACGAGCGCGCGTACTCCAATTCGAGCTTCTCATCGATCAATCCGTCCTACGTTCCGCAACTCGCATTGTCGGTCTCGCAGCCGCTTTTGCGCAACTTCGGCTGGAACTTTGCCACCCTTGACGTACGCATCGCCGAGTCCTCGCAAAAGGAATCGCAGTGGAACATGCTCCAGAACGTCGAGGACTTCGTGCTCCGCATCGGCGCTGACTACTGGAACGTCGTGCTCGCGGAGGAGAACCTGCAGGTGGCCGAGTACGCGCTCAGGCTGAACAGCGATCTCGTGCGCCAGAACCGGATTTCGCTCCAGGTCGGCACGCTCGCTCCGATCGATCTGCAGGAGGCGCAATCGGCCGAGGCCACCTCGGCGGCCAACGTTTACACCGCGCAGGCGGCGCAGCGGGCCGCGCGCGCGGCGCTGCGCCAGGACGTGATGATGAATCCGGCATCGACCTTCGTGCCGCAGGAGATCGAGCCCACCGACAAGCCCAACCCGGCGCACGAGCCGAGCCCCAATGAAGAGGTCGCGCTGGAGACCGCCATCCAGTATCGGCCATCGCTCGAGGGGATGCGCGAAGCGATCCGCGGCGCGCTGATGCAGGTGAAGTTTTCGGAAAACCAGACCCTACCCCAGCTCAACCTGGGCGCGCAGTTCGGGCTCAACTCGACCGCCGGAACCTCGCATTGCATCCGCAACTTCAGCAATCTGCTCGGCGGCAACTGCGCGGCGACGCCGCTCGTCCCGGGTTCCGGGACCAAGCTGCCCTTCGGCGGAATCTACGGCGACGCGCTCAATCGGCTCTTCGGCTTCAGCTTTTACAACTACGCGGCGGTGCTGAACTTCGCCTATCCGATCGACAACGCCGCCCCGCGCGCCGTGCTAGCGCAGACCCGCGTCCAGTACGAATCGCTCAGGATGCAGTACCGCGCGGCGATCTCGACCGCGGTGGTGGCGGTGCAGACGGCGCTCGCCAATCTGGTGGCGGACCAGAAGCGTGTGCAGGCGACCCGCGAAGCGACCTACTACGCGGCGGAGGCGCTGCACGACGAGGAGATCAGGTTCAAGGTCGGGATGGCGACGACGCACGACCTGCTGCAGTTCCAGGAACAGTTGATCGCGGCGCAGGGCAACCAGGTGCAGGCCGAGGTCGATCTCGAGGACGCTCGGCTTGCGCTCGAACACGAGCAGGGTACGCTGCTGCGCGCCTTTCAAATCGACTTCAAGCTCCAGGACCCGCATCGTTCGCCCTGGTACTCGAAGTTCTAACCCCGGCGAGGAGACCGACGATGGAAAAGAAATTCATCAATCCCGGCGCGATTCACACGCCCCACGGTTATACCCATGTCGTCGAGGTGCGTGACGGCCGCCTGCTGTTCGTTTCGGGCCAGGTGGCGATCGACAAGGACGGCCAGATCGTCGGCAAGGGCGATTTGAAGGCGCAGGCGCGCAAGGCCGCGGAGAACCTGGTCGCGGCGCTCGAGGGCGCCGGCGCCTCGCTCGCCGACGTGATCAAGATGAACACCTACGTCGTCAACTACAAGCAGGACGACTATCGCGCGATTAACGACATGCGGCGCGAATTTTTTCCCAAGGAGAATCCGCCCGCGTCCACGCTTATCGGCGTGGCGGCGCTGGCGGTGGATGGTTTGCTGGTCGAGATCGAGGCGGTGGCCGCATTGCCTTAGCCACGCGCGCCTTGCCGGGGAAAGCGTGGCTCACGCGCTCGAGGTCGAGAGCGTCGCCAGGGAATGGAGGTCACTCCTCGGCCGGGCGATAGACTATCTCCAGCCGCTCGAGGAAATTCGCGAGTTCGCGGGCGAGCCGCGCGGCCTCCTCGAAATCCTGCTGCTTGCCCGCCTGTTCGAGACCGCGGCCGATGTCGGTTACCGCGTCGAGTCCGTAGCTTCCGCCTTCGCCTTTCAGCTTGTGGCCGAGCGTGGCGATCGCTTGAGCGTCGCGACGCTCGGCCGCGGCCAGCAGCGCGCGGGCATCTTCACTCTTGCGGTTGAGAAAGCCCGGAACCAGGTCGCTCAAATCCTGATCGACCTGAACTACAATACGTTCCGCGCAGGCCGCGGGAGCGTCCTCCGCGCTCTTGCCGGCCGCCAGTGCGGGGGACGGCGCTTCCTGCGCCGCCGGCTCGACGGTGTCGCGGATGGCCTTTAGCAAGGTCGAGCGCTTTACCGGCTTGGTCACATGGGCGTCGCACCCCATCTTCAAACTCCTTCGCAGGGCTTCTTCATGAGCGAAAGCGGTAAGCGCGATAATCGGCGTGGGCCGGCGGCGGTCTCCCTGCTCGAGCGGCGAATCGCGGCCACCGCTTCATAGCCGTCCATCACCGGCGTCTGGAGATCCATCAGAATAGCGTCGTAATGGCCGGCTGCGAACTTCTGCACCGCGACCTCGCCGTTCTCGGCATGGTCGAGCAGGTAGGGCGTATCTTTCAGATAGCCCTGAATTACGAGGCGATTATCGGCCGAGTCTTCCGCCAGCAGAATTCTGAGCGGCCTGTCGATCACGGCCGCTGCGCGAGGTGGGGGCGCCTGCTGAATGAAGGTGTCACGCGGCGCGGAATGGCCGGCGGCCGCATGGGCGCCGTTGCTGTAGGCATGGCCGCCGGCTCCGACGCTGCACGCCGCGGCGAGCGTCGCCCAAAGCTGCGCACGCCGCACGGGCTTGAGCAGGTAGCGGCAACGCGGGCCTTGCTCGAAACCACCCGCACGCAGCCGTTCGAGCTGTGCATTGAGGTTATTCGCCGCAAGCATCAGCACCAAAGCTTCGCCGGGCGCAGGCGCCGCACCAAGGATATGCCGTGCGAGCGCGCCTTCGCCGGCCTCCAGCGCGCGATGGTCGGCGACGATCGCGTCATAGGGCCGTCCCTCGCCTCGCGCACGCTCGACCTGGCCTAGCGCGGCGCCGCCGTCTGTGGCCACCTCTACCTCGGCGCCGGTGTGGGCCAGCAATTCGGCTACGATGGCGCGGCTCGTTGACGAGTCGTCGACCAGCAGCAGGCGCTTGCCCTCAAGGCGCGCGATGGATGCCGAAATCGCCGAGGCCTTCGCAGGCGTGCCGGGTTGAAGCGCGAGCGCGATGGTGAAACTGAAAGCGCTGCCCGCGCCCGGCCGGCTTTCGACCGCGATGCTTCCGTTCATCAACTCGACCAGGCGTTTTACGATCGCGAGGCCAAGGCCGCTGCCGCCGCACCTGTGGCCGATCGTCGAATCCGTCTGGGTAAAGCTCAAGAAGATCGCTTCCTGCCGATCCGCCGGAATTCCGATACCCGTGTCGCGGACGACGAAGCGCAGCCTCGCACGTCTGACCGTCGCGGCCGGGCCGGGAGCGGCGGCCGCGCCTTCGGCGTCCGCCTGCGCGTCCTCGGCCGCCTCGATGGTCAAGGTCACTTCGCCGCGTGCGGTAAATTTGATCGCGTTGCCGAGCAGGTTTATCAGGATTTGCCGCAGACGCAGCGGATCGCCGACGACCGCCGTGGGAAGCGCGCAAGGAATGCGCAGCGCCAGTTCGAGACCCTTCTCATGCGCCTGCGGCGCCATCGTTTCCGTCGCGCCTTCGGCCAGTTCGGCCAGGTCGAAATCAGAGTACTCGAGGCTGAGCCGTCCGCTCTCGACCTTGGAGAGGTCGAGGATGCCGTCTATCAGGTTGAGCAACGAGGCGCTGTTGTTGCGCATGGTTTCGAGATAGAGGCGCTGTTCGCCGGTGAGCGGGGTTTCCCACAGCAGATCGGCCATCCCGAAGACCGCGTTCATCGGCGTGCGAATCTCGTGCGACATCATCGAGAGTAATTGAGACTTTGCCGCCGAACCTGCCAGCGCCGCTTCGCGCGCGGCAATCAACTCGCGCTCGGTCTGTTTGAGCGCGCTGATGTCACGTACGAAGGAAACCACGCACGGTTCGCCGCCCAGTTCAACCGTAACCGCGGAAACGAGCGACGGTATAATCCTTCCGTCTCGAGTCCGGCACAGCGAGTCGAAATTCCTAATCCGCCCCTCCCGCCCGATCTTTTCAGTGAAGGCCGCGAGCTGCTGCTGATCGGCCCAGATTCCAAGCTCCTCCGCCGTTTTTCTCCGCGCCTCCTCCCGCGTATAGCCGAACATCTCGAAGCCGTTGTTGACGTCGATATAGCGACCGTCGCGCAGGCGCTTGATCGTGATCGCGTCGAGGCCGGCGTCGAAAATTCGGCGCAGGCTCTCTTCGCCCTGGCGGAGCTGGCGCCGTGCTGTTTCGCGCTCGGCGATTTCGCTGCGCAGCCGGGCCTGGCTCGCCTCGAGCTCGCGCCGCTCGGCCGAAAGCGCCTCGCGCGCGGCGCGTAATTCGCGCTCGGTGCGTTTGATCTCGGTCACGTCGCGCGTCGCCGCGACGATGCAGGTCTCGCCGCCGAGGTTGATGAGTGAAGCGGAGACCAGGTGATCGGTCAGGCGTCCGTCCTTCATCCGCAAAGTGCATTCCAGGCTGCGCACGCGTCCCTCGGTCTTGAGCAGCCGTAACAGGCGCTGGAGCTGCTCGGGGTCGTGCCACAGGACCAATTCCATCGGGCTGTGCCCGAGCGCCTCGTCGCGCGTGTAACCGGTCAGGTCGGAAAAGGCCTGGTTGACGTCGAGATAGCGGCCGTCTTTGAGACGGATAAGGGTGATACTGTCGCCCGTAGCCTCGAGCACCTTGCGCAGCCTCTCCTCGCTGGCAACGACCTGGCTGCGGCTGAGCTCCAGCTCGCGCAGCTCAACGGTCAGTGCTTCTCGCGCCGCGGACAGTTCGCGTTCCGCTCGCTTACGCGTAGAGATGTCGTGCCCGATCGAGATTACGCATTCCCCGCCGGCGATCTCGACCATCGTCGCGGAAACGAGGCTCGGCACTATTCGGCCATCCCTGTTACGCAGATCGGCCTCGAAATTGCGCACCCTGCCGTGCGCGCGCAGCTCACGCACAAAGTCGCGCAGCTGCGGGCGGGACCAGCGGCCCAGCTTGAGAGGGGAAACGCCGAGGACTTCTTCCCGCGTATAGCCGGTCTTGAGGAATTCGCGGTTGACCTCCAGCGTGGCGCCGTCGGACATGCGCGTGATCGCCATGCTGTCGGTGAGGGTGTCGAAGACCTTGCGCAGCACCGCTTCGCTATCGCGCAGGCTTCGCTCAGCTCGCTCGCGCCCGGCCATAATCGACGTGCGCTGGGCGAGCGCATCGGCCAGCTCCCTATGGCTCCTGCGCGAACGGTCCATCCACTGGGACACTTCCGCGCGGTACCGCTCGCGCGTCGCAAGGACGAAGTGACCGAGTGCGATCCCCAGCGCGACACCGAAATATCGATAAGCGCTCTGTCTGTCGAACGGCGCGTGCATCAATTCCGGCATCACTGCCGTCGCCAATGCGACCACGCTCAACCCCGCCTGCCAGCGAGCGGACCACTCAAGTAGCGCACCCGTACCGATCAGAGTGAAGGTGAGAGTGATGGTAAGCGGTACGAGGTCGCCCGTGAGGAGGCGCAACTTGAGGGTCAGTGCGTGAATCGCGATCAGGTTTGCCAGGCAGACCAGCCGCCAGTGGCGTTCGAACCATCGTAAATACGTGAGCGCGAATACGCAGAGGGTTAACCCAACAGCGGCGGCGTGCAGCACGGCGTCCGCGAGCTTCAGCGGCGGAGGAATGAAAAAATCGGCGACGAGATAGAGAATCTCGAAACCGGCCAATAATAGCGCGCCGGTTCGCAGCAGCTGCAGGTTCCAACCCGGGACCGCTGTTTCGAGTTCGTTAAATCCGGGAGGCGGCTTGCGCGCGTCCGATGTCTGCTCCGCAGCCGGAGCGGACATCGCGGACGCCCACTTATCAGCAGAAGTTCCCACGTCAATGCTGGAATCGGCCGGCGCTCGTTTCCTGACCGCCATTGACGATGCTCCGTTGCTCCTGCCTATCGATACATCGAGGCGCAAGAGCCGCCGTATAGTAGCAATTCGCAGTAACAAGCGCGACGGTCCCGTTTCGCAGCCTAATCCGTGCAAAGGATATTCCCGTGCAAAATAACGCCAACTGGCGAAAGGGACGGCTTCGATCGTTACAGGACCGAGAACTATGCCTCGGAAATGATACATCGAGCGGCAGTCACCGTCTCGAGAAAGACGCAAACTCTGGAAGTTGCCAACGTCGCGCAATTTCTCAAGCACGATCGGCGCCGCGGGCGAGAAACCACGAGGAACCAGTATTCAGCAGGCAGCGAGTGCACGCGTAAAGTCTTCGATCAGATCTTCGGTAGCCTCGAGACCCACCGAGAACCGGATCAATCCTTCCGCGATTCCCGCGCGTGCGCGTTCCTGCGGCGTCATCCCGGAGTGCGACGTCGTTGCCGGCCGCGTGATCAGGCTTTCGACGCCGCCCAGGCTCGGCGCCGAGATCGGCAGCGTCACGTGGTCGATAAACCGTTCCGCGGCAGCCACGCCGCCTTCGAGCTCGAAGCTCAGCATCCCACCGAAACCGTCGAGCAGCTCACGGGCGCGCGGATGGTCGGGGCTGCTCTCGAGTCCCGGGTACTTGACCCGCCGCACCTTCGGATGAGCCTCAAAGAAGCGCGCGATCTTGAGCGCGCTCTCGTTCTGATAACGCACTCGCACCGCAAGCGTTTTCATCCCGCGATGAAGGAGGAAGCAGGCGTGCGGATCGAGAACGCCGCCCAGATGGTTGAGCTTGTGCGAGACCTTTTCGACCAACTCCGCGCGTCCGATAACCGCGCCGGCCACGATGTCGGAGTGGCCGTTTAAGTACTTGGTGCAGCTGTGCAAGGACAGGTCGAAGCCGACCTCCGCCGGGCGGAAATTGACCGGGCTTGCGAAGGTGTTGTCGATGATCGACACGAGGCCGTGGGCCGCGGCGAACTCGACCACCGCGCGCAGGTTCGCCACACCCATCAGCGGGTTGGAAACCGTCTCGACATAGATCGCGCGCGTGCGCCCAGTGAGCTGTTCGCGCCACGACGCCGGGTCGCCGGCGTCGATGAAGTCGGCGCCAATCTGAAGCGCAGGCAGGTCGGCCGTCAGCAGGTCGTGAGTGCCGCCGTACAGACAATCCTGGGCGAGCAGACGGTCGCCCGCGCCGAGCAGCGCGAGCAATGTGGCGGAAATCGCCGCCATCCCGCTTCCCGTCACCAGCGCCGCCTCTGCATTTTCGAGCGCCGCCAGCTTGCGATGCAGCACGTCGTGATTCGGCGTGTTGCTCAGCCGGATGTAGCGGAGGTCGTGGTAATTCTGCTCGCCGCGATAGGCAAAGGTCGCGGACTGGAAAATCGGCATAGCGACCGCGCCGCCGATGAGCGGGTCGGGCTCGCCGGCGTGAATCAGTTTGGTTTCGATTGCCCGGATAACCTTCGACATGGCGCACCTCGGCGGGCGGCAGCTCGATACAACCGCGGTCCGGAAAAGATCCGCCGCTTTGGACGAGCTGAAGCGGGAATTTTTGCTCTTTTAGCATCATGGATGGTGATTTCACACTGCTCCGGCCGTCGCCTTTCGTGCCGCTTCGCGCGCGGCTAAGCTTAAGGTTCCAAACGCGGCTGCGCGGGCATGAAGGAGCAGGGAGCGCAACGAAATTGAAGGCGATCGTTATCGGCGGCGGTATCATCGGATGCTCGGTGGCCTGGCGGCTCGCGGCCGAAGGC from Candidatus Binataceae bacterium includes the following:
- a CDS encoding aminotransferase class I/II-fold pyridoxal phosphate-dependent enzyme, yielding MSKVIRAIETKLIHAGEPDPLIGGAVAMPIFQSATFAYRGEQNYHDLRYIRLSNTPNHDVLHRKLAALENAEAALVTGSGMAAISATLLALLGAGDRLLAQDCLYGGTHDLLTADLPALQIGADFIDAGDPASWREQLTGRTRAIYVETVSNPLMGVANLRAVVEFAAAHGLVSIIDNTFASPVNFRPAEVGFDLSLHSCTKYLNGHSDIVAGAVIGRAELVEKVSHKLNHLGGVLDPHACFLLHRGMKTLAVRVRYQNESALKIARFFEAHPKVRRVKYPGLESSPDHPRARELLDGFGGMLSFELEGGVAAAERFIDHVTLPISAPSLGGVESLITRPATTSHSGMTPQERARAGIAEGLIRFSVGLEATEDLIEDFTRALAAC